A DNA window from Mesorhizobium sp. C432A contains the following coding sequences:
- a CDS encoding NADPH-dependent FMN reductase, whose translation MKHQLNIIIGSTRPGRAGPVFAHWLEDFAREHGKFEPVLTDIDTFHLPVLDEPHHPRLGNYQNDHTKAWSKVIDAADAFVFAAPEYNYFVAPAIVNAIDYLAREWKYKPAAIFSYGGVSGGLRAAQALKPLLTAVGVMPISEGVALPMYQKLLESDGSFQASEQVQGGTKTMLDELSRWSEALKPMRAA comes from the coding sequence TTGAAGCATCAGCTGAACATCATCATCGGCAGCACGCGGCCGGGCCGCGCCGGGCCGGTCTTCGCCCACTGGCTGGAGGATTTTGCCCGCGAGCACGGCAAATTCGAACCGGTGCTGACCGACATTGACACGTTCCATCTGCCGGTTTTGGACGAGCCGCATCACCCCAGGCTCGGCAATTACCAGAACGACCACACCAAAGCCTGGTCGAAGGTCATTGATGCCGCCGACGCCTTCGTGTTCGCGGCGCCGGAGTACAATTATTTCGTGGCGCCTGCGATCGTCAACGCCATCGACTACCTTGCGCGCGAATGGAAATACAAGCCAGCCGCCATCTTCAGCTATGGCGGCGTTTCCGGAGGCCTGCGCGCCGCGCAGGCGCTGAAGCCGCTGCTGACCGCGGTGGGCGTCATGCCCATCTCGGAAGGCGTCGCGCTGCCGATGTATCAGAAACTGCTGGAGAGCGACGGCTCCTTCCAGGCCAGCGAGCAGGTACAGGGCGGCACCAAGACCATGCTGGACGAGCTGTCGCGCTGGAGCGAGGCGCTGAAGCCGATGCGGGCTGCGTAA
- a CDS encoding cytochrome P450 — protein sequence MDTQPVPFVPPAPKPRTTPPSTLEMMRIVYRNPLELWGEHTYNEPWISANGVGGHLIVANDPGLIRHVLIDNAKNYKMATVRQMILRPILRDGLLTAEGEVWKRSRKAMAPVFTPRHIFGFAEPMLRRTMQFVARYEEGGMTDVAHDMTLLTYDILAETLFSGEIAGEPGSFAQEIDRLFETMGRVDPLDLLRAPEWLPRLTRIRGRKTMAYFRKIVTDTVKMREERLKRDPDTAPQDFLTLLLRAEGPDGLTRAEVEDNIITFIGAGHETTARALGWTIYCLAEAPWEREKVEREIDAVLAREPDPTKWLDAMPFTRAAFEEALRLYPPAPSINREPIETETWNDLVLPKRAAVLVMPWVVHRHRKLWDMPDAFMPERFHPGNREKIDRFQYLPFGAGPRICIGASFAMQEAIIALAIMLSRFRFDVTAETKPWPVQKLTTQPQGGLPMQVTRRV from the coding sequence ATGGACACGCAGCCCGTCCCCTTCGTGCCGCCGGCGCCCAAGCCGCGCACGACGCCGCCTTCGACGCTGGAGATGATGCGGATCGTCTACCGCAATCCCCTCGAACTCTGGGGCGAGCACACCTACAACGAACCCTGGATTTCGGCGAATGGCGTCGGCGGGCATCTGATCGTCGCCAACGATCCCGGCCTCATCCGCCACGTGCTGATCGACAACGCCAAGAACTACAAGATGGCGACGGTGCGCCAGATGATCCTGCGGCCGATCCTGCGCGACGGGCTGCTGACCGCCGAAGGCGAGGTGTGGAAGCGGTCGCGCAAGGCGATGGCGCCGGTGTTCACGCCGCGGCATATCTTCGGCTTCGCCGAGCCGATGCTGCGCCGCACGATGCAGTTCGTCGCCCGCTACGAGGAGGGCGGGATGACCGATGTCGCCCATGACATGACGCTGCTCACCTACGATATCCTGGCCGAAACGCTGTTTTCGGGCGAGATTGCGGGCGAGCCCGGCAGTTTCGCGCAGGAAATCGACCGCCTGTTCGAAACCATGGGCCGTGTCGATCCGCTCGACCTGTTGCGCGCGCCCGAATGGCTGCCGCGGCTGACCCGCATCCGCGGCCGCAAGACCATGGCGTATTTCCGCAAGATCGTCACCGATACAGTCAAGATGCGCGAGGAGCGGCTGAAGCGCGACCCCGACACCGCGCCGCAGGATTTCCTGACGCTTCTGCTGCGCGCCGAAGGCCCCGACGGGCTGACGCGGGCGGAAGTCGAGGACAACATCATCACCTTCATCGGCGCCGGCCACGAGACCACCGCGCGGGCGCTGGGCTGGACGATCTACTGCCTCGCCGAAGCGCCGTGGGAGCGCGAAAAGGTCGAGCGCGAGATCGATGCCGTGCTGGCGCGCGAACCCGACCCGACGAAATGGCTCGACGCAATGCCGTTCACCCGCGCCGCCTTCGAGGAGGCGCTGCGGCTTTATCCGCCGGCGCCGTCGATCAACCGCGAGCCGATCGAGACGGAGACCTGGAACGATCTGGTGCTCCCCAAGCGCGCGGCCGTACTGGTGATGCCTTGGGTCGTCCACCGCCACAGAAAACTGTGGGACATGCCCGACGCCTTCATGCCCGAACGCTTCCATCCGGGAAACCGCGAGAAGATCGACCGCTTCCAGTATCTGCCGTTCGGCGCCGGTCCGCGCATCTGCATCGGCGCCAGCTTTGCCATGCAAGAGGCGATCATTGCGCTGGCCATCATGCTGTCGCGCTTCCGCTTCGATGTGACCGCCGAGACCAAGCCGTGGCCGGTGCAGAAACTGACGACACAGCCGCAAGGCGGCCTGCCGATGCAGGTGACGCGGCGCGTTTAA
- a CDS encoding complex I NDUFA9 subunit family protein has product MTEILQIPKLVVVFGGSGFVGRHIVRALAKRGYRIRVAVRRPDLAGHLQPLGNVGQIQPVQANVRVRWSVDRAVQGADHVINLVAIPHESGRQKFNTVHEFGARAVAEAARSVGAGLTHISALGADLNAESDYARTKALGEKAVLETIPDAVIFRPSINFGPEDSFFNRFADMARYSPVLPLIGGGQTKFQPVYVGDVAEAVARSVEGKIKGGQIYELGGPQVLTFKQCMEELLTVIERKRLLVPVPWWMANLQASILGLLPNPLLTKDQVLLLRQPNIVSEEANKANRNLAGLDIQPQSIGTILPSYLWRFRAAGQFQRKPAGIA; this is encoded by the coding sequence ATGACCGAAATCCTGCAGATCCCCAAGCTCGTGGTCGTCTTCGGCGGCTCCGGCTTCGTCGGCCGCCACATCGTGCGGGCGCTGGCCAAGCGCGGCTACCGCATCAGGGTGGCGGTGCGCCGGCCCGATCTGGCGGGACATCTGCAGCCGCTCGGCAATGTCGGCCAGATCCAGCCGGTGCAGGCCAATGTGCGCGTGCGCTGGTCGGTCGACCGCGCCGTGCAGGGGGCCGACCATGTCATCAATCTGGTCGCCATCCCGCATGAAAGCGGCCGGCAGAAATTCAACACCGTGCACGAATTCGGCGCCCGCGCCGTCGCCGAAGCCGCACGCTCGGTCGGCGCAGGGCTCACCCACATCTCGGCGCTGGGCGCCGACCTCAACGCCGAATCCGACTATGCCCGCACCAAGGCGCTCGGCGAAAAGGCCGTCCTGGAGACGATCCCGGACGCCGTCATCTTCCGTCCGTCGATCAATTTCGGACCCGAGGACAGTTTCTTCAACCGCTTCGCCGACATGGCGCGCTATTCGCCGGTGCTGCCGCTGATCGGCGGCGGCCAGACCAAGTTCCAGCCGGTCTATGTCGGCGATGTCGCCGAAGCGGTGGCGCGTTCGGTCGAGGGCAAGATCAAGGGCGGCCAGATCTATGAACTCGGCGGGCCGCAAGTGCTCACCTTCAAGCAGTGCATGGAAGAGCTGCTGACCGTCATCGAGCGCAAGCGGCTCCTGGTACCGGTGCCGTGGTGGATGGCCAATCTGCAGGCCTCGATCCTCGGCCTGCTGCCCAACCCGTTGCTGACCAAAGACCAGGTGCTGCTGCTGCGCCAGCCCAACATTGTGTCGGAGGAGGCCAACAAGGCCAACCGGAACCTTGCCGGCCTCGACATCCAGCCGCAGTCTATCGGCACAATCCTGCCCAGCTATCTCTGGCGCTTCCGCGCCGCAGGCCAGTTCCAGCGCAAGCCCGCCGGCATCGCGTAA
- a CDS encoding ABC transporter permease has translation MIELLSPNPPGWGGTLLLGLLHSIEIALGATVLGLLIGTGGAFGKLYGGPVVRDLLAVYTTIVRAVPELVLILLLYYAGTDLINQALTAMGYQRVDISGLAAGIAVLGFVQGAYSTEVIRGAILAIPQGQIEAARAYGMSPGLMLRRITLPAMLPFAIPGLANLWLIATKDTALLAVVGFYELALATRQAAGVTKAYFTFFFAAGVLYLILSLVSNLLIGRVEAWSRRGMPSLKDAR, from the coding sequence ATCATAGAACTTCTCTCGCCCAATCCGCCGGGCTGGGGCGGCACGCTGTTGCTTGGGCTGCTCCATTCGATCGAGATCGCGCTCGGCGCCACGGTCCTCGGTCTTCTGATCGGCACCGGTGGCGCCTTTGGCAAGCTCTATGGCGGTCCTGTCGTGCGCGACCTGCTGGCGGTTTACACCACCATCGTGCGCGCCGTGCCCGAACTGGTGCTGATCCTGCTGCTCTATTATGCCGGAACAGACCTGATCAACCAGGCGCTGACCGCTATGGGCTACCAGCGCGTCGACATCAGCGGCCTTGCCGCGGGCATCGCCGTGCTCGGCTTTGTCCAGGGTGCCTATTCGACCGAAGTGATCCGCGGCGCCATCCTGGCCATACCGCAGGGCCAGATCGAAGCCGCCCGCGCCTATGGCATGTCACCCGGGCTCATGCTGCGGCGCATCACCTTGCCGGCGATGCTGCCCTTCGCCATACCCGGGCTCGCCAATCTGTGGCTGATCGCCACCAAGGACACAGCCCTTCTGGCGGTCGTCGGCTTTTACGAGCTGGCGCTGGCGACGCGGCAGGCTGCGGGGGTCACCAAAGCCTATTTCACCTTCTTTTTCGCCGCGGGCGTGCTCTATCTCATCTTGTCGCTGGTTTCCAACCTGCTCATCGGCCGCGTCGAGGCCTGGTCGCGGCGCGGTATGCCGTCGCTCAAGGATGCGCGCTGA
- a CDS encoding caspase family protein has protein sequence MRLLFALLLMLATTATAVAERRVALVIAEDDYRLVRKLSNPVNDGEAMEAALKKLGFEVVLETNRDLRRMRRALDDFREDAKGADVALVYFSGHGVEISGDNRLLPVDADASSLDQLEKTSLPLEEVRDAVAATAKVGLIVLDACRSDPFTGGNGDGRGATSLIKDLVDKIKPGLGRVGKAENILFAFSAAPGETAADGTGANSPFTAALIKYLGTDGLEIRSVLTLVQQEVYDLSRGKQLPYVESGLPKLFFASAAKEQLPERERLLLAMADVTPEMRGAVERVASDADMPLAPLYGALISSDTSHLSGESLDAKLREAADAFVKVRGEMKTLAADDPQVTELRRQAEEQLALGAFDGARVILAKAADVDNVSRQALKANFVSRTLSEAATRFLSGGAARATLDYATAIKDYETVLALYGEAGQTSLSLEQADRQSRTLEELGILYTTVGNTDAAGRAFAALVANLEQRARQETDPSVKRDLAIGHIKFANIKMAQGDLPASLQNYEAARDMLQGLTTDVPDKKDWLGDLAMANDKIGNVLATQGDLGAAAQAYQQSLSIKQQLADAEPNSVYLLRDLTITYDEIGGLARTAGQLDGAQTAFEESLRIRLALAQNNPDDPRHQRAVSVSYTRIGDVLRERGDAAGALDAYNKSQIIAEALVRRDSNDTDLKRDLSVGYAKIGNAYGDQKDWPFALEAYQQALATARDLAASDPGNTDWQRDLSVCLEKIAGVFDAQGDIAGALQNYQDSLVIADRLANLDPGNSDWQRDLSITFEEIGLLETKQRHYEGSKKAFEASLAIRQRLALSDPDNAIWQFDLVQAYINYAYVAKNPKAVLSQALDLTLELDRTGKLAPRDKPTIKYLRRLLAKLKAAKK, from the coding sequence TTGCGCCTGTTGTTTGCCTTGCTGTTGATGCTTGCGACCACCGCCACAGCGGTGGCGGAGCGGCGCGTGGCGTTGGTCATTGCCGAGGACGACTACCGGCTGGTGCGGAAGCTCTCCAATCCGGTCAATGACGGCGAGGCGATGGAAGCGGCGCTGAAGAAGCTCGGCTTCGAAGTCGTGCTTGAGACCAATCGTGATCTCAGGCGCATGCGCCGGGCTCTCGACGATTTTCGCGAGGACGCCAAGGGCGCCGACGTGGCGCTGGTGTATTTCTCCGGCCATGGCGTCGAAATCTCCGGCGACAACCGTCTTCTGCCGGTCGATGCCGATGCCTCCTCGCTCGACCAGCTGGAGAAGACCAGCCTGCCGCTGGAGGAAGTGCGCGATGCGGTTGCCGCCACGGCGAAGGTCGGGCTGATCGTGCTCGACGCCTGCCGCAGCGATCCGTTCACAGGCGGCAACGGCGACGGGCGTGGCGCCACATCGCTGATCAAGGACCTGGTGGACAAGATCAAGCCGGGCCTCGGACGCGTCGGCAAGGCGGAAAACATCCTGTTCGCCTTTTCGGCGGCGCCCGGCGAGACGGCTGCCGACGGTACCGGTGCGAATTCGCCCTTTACAGCGGCGCTGATCAAATACCTCGGCACCGACGGGCTCGAAATCCGCTCGGTGCTGACGCTGGTGCAGCAGGAGGTCTACGACCTTTCGCGCGGAAAACAGCTGCCCTACGTCGAGAGCGGGCTGCCGAAGCTGTTCTTCGCCTCGGCGGCCAAGGAACAACTGCCGGAGCGCGAGCGGCTGTTGCTTGCCATGGCCGATGTGACGCCGGAAATGCGCGGCGCGGTCGAACGGGTCGCCAGCGATGCCGACATGCCGCTGGCGCCGCTCTATGGCGCGCTGATCAGTTCCGACACCAGCCATCTCTCCGGCGAAAGCCTGGACGCCAAGCTGCGCGAGGCGGCCGACGCCTTCGTCAAGGTGCGCGGCGAGATGAAGACGCTGGCCGCCGACGACCCGCAGGTGACCGAACTGCGCCGCCAGGCCGAGGAACAGTTGGCGCTCGGCGCTTTCGATGGTGCACGCGTGATCCTCGCCAAGGCCGCCGACGTCGACAATGTCTCGCGCCAGGCGTTGAAGGCCAATTTCGTCAGCCGCACCCTGTCCGAAGCCGCGACGCGATTTCTCTCGGGCGGCGCGGCGCGTGCCACCCTGGACTATGCAACCGCCATCAAGGACTATGAAACGGTGCTGGCGCTCTATGGCGAAGCCGGGCAGACCTCGCTCAGCCTGGAACAGGCCGACCGCCAAAGCCGCACGCTGGAAGAGCTCGGCATCCTCTACACAACGGTCGGCAACACCGACGCCGCCGGCCGCGCCTTTGCGGCGCTGGTCGCCAATCTTGAGCAGCGAGCGCGCCAGGAAACCGATCCGAGCGTCAAGCGCGACCTCGCCATCGGCCATATCAAGTTCGCCAACATCAAGATGGCGCAAGGCGATCTGCCGGCCTCCCTGCAAAACTATGAGGCGGCCAGGGACATGTTGCAGGGCCTGACCACAGACGTGCCGGACAAGAAGGACTGGCTCGGCGATCTCGCCATGGCCAATGACAAGATCGGCAATGTGCTGGCCACGCAAGGCGACCTGGGTGCGGCAGCCCAGGCCTACCAGCAAAGCCTGTCCATCAAGCAGCAATTGGCCGATGCCGAGCCGAACAGCGTCTATCTGCTGCGCGACCTGACCATTACCTACGACGAAATCGGCGGTCTTGCCCGTACCGCCGGCCAGCTGGATGGCGCCCAGACTGCATTCGAAGAGAGCCTGAGAATTCGGCTGGCGCTGGCGCAGAACAACCCCGACGACCCCAGGCATCAGCGCGCCGTCTCCGTCAGCTACACCAGGATCGGCGACGTCCTGCGCGAGCGTGGCGACGCTGCGGGCGCGCTCGACGCCTACAACAAGAGCCAAATAATCGCCGAAGCGCTGGTGCGCCGCGACTCAAACGACACCGATTTGAAGCGCGACCTGTCGGTCGGTTACGCCAAGATCGGCAATGCTTACGGCGACCAGAAGGACTGGCCATTCGCGTTGGAGGCCTACCAGCAGGCGCTGGCCACGGCGCGAGACCTTGCCGCCAGCGACCCAGGCAACACCGATTGGCAGCGCGACCTGTCGGTCTGTCTGGAAAAAATTGCCGGCGTGTTTGATGCCCAGGGCGATATCGCCGGTGCTTTGCAGAACTACCAGGACAGTCTCGTCATTGCCGACCGGTTGGCAAATCTCGACCCGGGCAATTCCGACTGGCAGCGCGACCTGTCGATCACGTTCGAGGAAATAGGCCTGCTGGAGACCAAGCAGCGCCACTATGAGGGCTCGAAGAAGGCCTTCGAAGCCAGCCTGGCCATCCGCCAGCGGTTGGCCCTGTCCGATCCGGACAATGCGATCTGGCAATTCGATCTGGTACAGGCCTATATCAACTATGCCTATGTGGCGAAGAATCCGAAGGCTGTGTTGTCGCAGGCGCTAGACCTGACGCTGGAGCTTGACCGCACAGGCAAACTGGCGCCGAGGGACAAACCCACGATCAAATATCTGCGCCGTCTTCTGGCCAAATTGAAAGCCGCGAAAAAATAG
- a CDS encoding Ldh family oxidoreductase — MQLSLDQATGLCRMAALGAGANEEAARSLTASIIAAEAEGLSTVGLTHFIDYLEALEAGRIDGNADPVITRPALAVYQSDARGGLAHTGFDRTIDDLAKAAKLFGVAIFSQKNAYTCGALGYFTGRLAQLGLVSFAATNGPAVLAGSGSVKPVYCTNPMSFAAPAADGAPLVIDQSSSATAFVNIRKAAEDGKKIPEGWALDASGNPTTDPAAAMKGAMLAFGGQRGANIALMVEVLAAGLSGANWSLDAPWFSGGPDSPGTGLFVLAVEPKLLDPDFEQRMKDQLDRLRRRFGVHVPGRARAEAAEKAQARGINAPKAVVQRISEFAERYSG, encoded by the coding sequence ATGCAACTCTCTCTCGATCAGGCAACAGGGCTGTGCCGGATGGCGGCGCTCGGCGCCGGCGCCAATGAGGAGGCGGCGAGGTCGCTCACCGCCTCGATCATTGCCGCCGAGGCGGAAGGGCTTTCGACCGTCGGGCTGACCCATTTCATCGATTACCTCGAAGCGCTGGAAGCCGGCCGCATCGACGGCAATGCCGATCCCGTGATCACCAGGCCGGCGCTCGCCGTCTATCAATCCGATGCGCGTGGCGGCCTCGCCCATACCGGCTTCGACCGCACCATCGATGACCTTGCCAAGGCGGCAAAGCTGTTCGGCGTCGCCATCTTCTCGCAGAAGAACGCTTATACCTGCGGCGCACTAGGCTATTTCACCGGGCGTCTGGCGCAACTGGGATTGGTCTCCTTCGCCGCCACCAACGGGCCGGCGGTGCTGGCAGGCTCGGGCTCGGTCAAGCCGGTCTATTGCACCAACCCGATGTCGTTTGCGGCACCCGCCGCCGATGGCGCGCCGCTGGTCATCGACCAGTCGTCGAGCGCCACGGCGTTCGTCAACATCCGCAAGGCGGCCGAGGACGGCAAGAAGATCCCCGAAGGCTGGGCGCTGGACGCCAGCGGCAACCCGACCACCGATCCGGCCGCGGCCATGAAGGGCGCCATGCTGGCCTTCGGCGGCCAGCGCGGCGCCAACATCGCGCTGATGGTCGAAGTGCTGGCGGCTGGCCTGTCGGGCGCCAACTGGTCGCTCGACGCGCCCTGGTTCTCCGGCGGACCGGACAGCCCGGGAACCGGCCTGTTCGTGCTCGCCGTCGAGCCCAAGCTGCTCGACCCGGATTTCGAGCAACGCATGAAGGACCAGCTCGACCGGCTGCGCCGGCGCTTTGGCGTGCACGTTCCGGGCCGGGCGCGGGCCGAAGCGGCCGAGAAGGCGCAGGCGCGCGGCATCAATGCCCCCAAAGCCGTGGTGCAGCGCATTTCCGAGTTCGCCGAGCGCTATTCGGGCTGA
- a CDS encoding ABC transporter permease, protein MAGEATIINAAARTSLWLQPHRIVLILVAIALVFGAAFFMRWDWLPQYYEMGLIGIWRSLWILAVTCFLGFLLAVPLGLAQAAGSFWFSAPARTFCTVIRGTPLLIQLWLLYYGLGSLFPQFPWIRESWMWPYLRQAWPYGVLALTLSFAGYEGEVMRGAFAGVPKGQLEAARAFGMSRWKIFRRIWLPQAIYRALPTLTGETVLQLKSTPLVATISVIDIFAVSSKVRQDTYLTYEPLLLLALIYMIITGLLVFAFSKIEARIPNKVG, encoded by the coding sequence ATGGCCGGAGAAGCGACCATCATCAACGCTGCCGCGCGGACGTCGCTGTGGCTGCAGCCGCATCGCATCGTGCTGATCCTGGTCGCAATCGCGCTGGTTTTCGGTGCCGCCTTTTTCATGCGCTGGGACTGGCTTCCGCAATATTATGAAATGGGACTGATCGGCATCTGGCGCTCGCTGTGGATCCTGGCCGTCACCTGCTTTCTCGGCTTCCTGCTCGCCGTGCCGCTCGGGCTGGCGCAGGCCGCCGGCTCTTTCTGGTTTTCCGCGCCCGCCAGGACATTCTGCACCGTCATCAGGGGCACGCCGCTGCTGATCCAGCTATGGCTGCTCTATTACGGGCTAGGCTCGCTGTTTCCGCAATTTCCCTGGATCCGCGAATCCTGGATGTGGCCGTATCTGAGGCAAGCCTGGCCTTATGGAGTGCTGGCACTGACCTTGTCCTTCGCCGGCTATGAGGGCGAAGTGATGCGCGGCGCCTTTGCCGGCGTGCCGAAGGGGCAGTTAGAGGCGGCCCGCGCTTTCGGCATGAGCCGCTGGAAGATTTTCCGCCGCATCTGGCTGCCGCAGGCCATCTACCGGGCGCTGCCGACGCTGACCGGCGAAACCGTGCTGCAGCTGAAGTCGACGCCGCTGGTGGCGACGATCAGCGTCATCGACATCTTCGCAGTCTCGTCCAAGGTCCGGCAGGACACCTACCTCACCTACGAACCCTTGCTGCTTTTGGCGCTGATCTACATGATCATCACCGGCCTTCTGGTGTTTGCATTCAGCAAGATCGAGGCGCGCATACCGAACAAGGTGGGCTAG
- the gyrB gene encoding DNA topoisomerase (ATP-hydrolyzing) subunit B, whose product MSDQSDNANGAEAEYGADSIKVLKGLDAVRKRPGMYIGDTDDGSGLHHMVYEVVDNAIDEALAGHADLVTVTLNPDGSVTVIDNGRGIPTDIHTGEGISAAEVIMTQLHAGGKFDQNSYKVSGGLHGVGVSVVNALSAWLKLKIRRNGQIFEMSFTHGNADAPLKATGSYEQNKQPGTYEGRSGSEITFFPSSETFTMVEFDFGTLEHRLRELAFLNSGVRIILTDARHADLVRHELHYDGGLEEFVKYLDRVKKPLIDKPIAIKAERDGITVEVAMWWNDSYHENVLAFTNNIPQRDGGTHLAGFRGALTRQITGYGESSGLTKKEKVALIGDDCREGLTAVLSVKVPDPKFSSQTKDKLVSSEVRPVVEGLVNEALGTWLEEHPTEGKVVIDKVIQAAAAREAARKARDITRKSSLGVTSLPGKLADCQERDPAKSEIFIVEGDSAGGSAKGGRSRQNQAILPLRGKILNVERARFDRMLGSEMIGTLITALGTSIGKDEFNADKLRYHKIILMTDADVDGAHIRTLLLTFFFRQMPELIERGHLYIAQPPLYKVTRGKSSQYIKDESAFEEFLIGSGLEEASLTLASGEARAGQDLRGSIDDALAVRQLINGLHTRYNRGVVEQAAIAGALNADVLNDLGRANAMAERVAQRLDIIAEDTERGWTGRLSTSNEGVGGYVFERTVRSVKEFAQLDAGLINSADARQLDRYAPRLMEVYGEPPVLRRKDVSETISGPLALLNAVFATGRKGLTMQRYKGLGEMNAEQLWETTLDPNVRSLLQVKVNDATDADSLFSRLMGDEVEPRREFIQDNALSVANLDI is encoded by the coding sequence ATGAGCGATCAAAGCGACAACGCCAACGGCGCTGAGGCCGAATACGGCGCCGATTCCATCAAGGTTTTGAAGGGGTTGGACGCTGTCCGCAAGCGGCCGGGCATGTATATCGGCGACACCGACGACGGCTCGGGCCTGCATCACATGGTCTATGAGGTGGTCGACAACGCCATCGACGAGGCGCTGGCCGGCCATGCCGATCTGGTCACGGTGACGCTCAATCCCGACGGTTCGGTCACCGTTATCGACAATGGCCGCGGGATTCCGACCGATATTCACACTGGCGAAGGCATTTCGGCGGCCGAAGTGATCATGACGCAGCTGCATGCCGGCGGCAAATTCGACCAGAATTCCTACAAGGTGTCTGGCGGCCTGCACGGCGTCGGCGTCTCGGTGGTCAACGCGTTGTCGGCCTGGCTGAAGCTGAAAATCCGCCGCAACGGCCAGATTTTCGAGATGAGCTTCACGCATGGCAATGCCGATGCGCCGCTCAAGGCGACCGGCAGCTATGAGCAGAACAAGCAGCCCGGCACCTATGAGGGCCGCAGCGGTTCCGAGATCACCTTCTTTCCGTCGTCCGAAACCTTCACCATGGTCGAGTTCGACTTCGGCACGCTGGAGCACCGGCTGCGCGAGCTCGCCTTCCTGAATTCCGGCGTGCGCATCATTTTGACCGATGCCCGCCATGCCGATCTCGTGCGCCACGAGTTGCACTATGATGGCGGCCTGGAAGAGTTCGTCAAATATCTCGACCGGGTCAAGAAACCGCTGATCGACAAGCCGATCGCCATCAAGGCCGAGCGCGACGGCATCACCGTCGAAGTGGCGATGTGGTGGAACGACAGCTACCACGAGAACGTGCTGGCCTTCACCAACAACATCCCGCAGCGCGATGGCGGCACCCATCTGGCCGGCTTCCGTGGCGCGCTGACGCGCCAGATCACCGGCTATGGCGAATCGTCGGGCCTGACCAAGAAGGAAAAGGTGGCGCTGATCGGCGACGACTGCCGCGAAGGCCTGACGGCGGTGCTGTCGGTCAAGGTTCCCGACCCGAAATTCTCCTCCCAGACCAAGGACAAGCTGGTCTCGTCGGAAGTCCGCCCGGTGGTCGAAGGCCTGGTCAACGAGGCGCTTGGCACCTGGCTGGAAGAACACCCGACCGAGGGCAAGGTGGTCATCGACAAGGTGATCCAGGCGGCCGCGGCGCGCGAAGCCGCGCGCAAGGCCCGAGACATCACCCGCAAAAGCTCGCTCGGCGTCACCTCTCTGCCTGGCAAGCTTGCCGACTGCCAGGAACGCGACCCGGCGAAATCCGAAATCTTCATCGTCGAGGGTGACTCGGCCGGCGGCTCTGCCAAGGGCGGCCGTTCGCGCCAGAACCAGGCAATCCTGCCGTTGCGCGGCAAGATACTCAATGTCGAGCGGGCGCGCTTCGACCGCATGCTCGGCTCCGAGATGATCGGCACGCTGATCACCGCGCTCGGCACCTCGATCGGCAAGGACGAGTTCAACGCCGACAAATTGCGCTACCACAAGATCATCCTGATGACCGACGCCGACGTCGACGGCGCCCATATCAGGACCTTGCTGCTCACCTTCTTCTTCCGCCAGATGCCGGAGCTGATCGAGCGCGGCCATCTCTACATCGCCCAGCCGCCGCTCTACAAAGTGACGCGCGGAAAAAGCTCGCAATACATCAAGGACGAGAGCGCCTTCGAGGAGTTCCTGATCGGCTCCGGGCTGGAGGAGGCGTCGCTGACGCTTGCCTCCGGCGAGGCGCGGGCCGGACAGGATCTGCGCGGCTCGATCGATGATGCACTGGCCGTGCGCCAGCTCATCAACGGGCTGCACACGCGCTACAACAGGGGCGTGGTCGAACAGGCGGCGATCGCCGGCGCGCTCAACGCCGATGTGCTAAACGACCTCGGCCGCGCCAATGCCATGGCCGAACGCGTCGCCCAGCGCCTTGACATCATTGCCGAGGACACCGAGCGCGGCTGGACCGGCCGGCTGTCGACCTCCAATGAAGGCGTCGGCGGCTATGTGTTCGAACGCACGGTGCGCAGCGTCAAGGAATTCGCGCAGCTCGATGCCGGGCTGATAAATTCGGCCGACGCACGCCAGCTCGACCGCTATGCCCCGCGCCTCATGGAAGTCTATGGCGAGCCGCCGGTGCTGCGCCGCAAGGATGTCTCCGAAACCATTTCGGGGCCGCTGGCGCTGCTCAACGCGGTGTTTGCGACCGGCCGCAAGGGCCTGACCATGCAGCGCTACAAGGGCCTCGGCGAGATGAATGCCGAGCAGCTCTGGGAAACCACGCTCGACCCGAATGTGCGTTCGCTGCTGCAGGTCAAGGTCAATGACGCCACCGATGCGGATTCGCTGTTTTCGCGGCTGATGGGCGACGAGGTCGAACCGCGGCGCGAATTCATCCAGGACAACGCGCTGTCAGTTGCCAATCTGGACATTTGA